In Setaria italica strain Yugu1 chromosome I, Setaria_italica_v2.0, whole genome shotgun sequence, the genomic window CATCCGACAGAAAACATCTACAAAAATTTACAGCCTTTCCACGCCTAATccaaaacccaaagaaaaatcACAGACAGCAAATCCACACATGGAGGAGTAGACCACATTGTTTCCATGCGAAGCAgacatcaagattcaagaagCAGCTGGCGGTTCCCCTGCAACTGCAACGCCTTCGATCATGGCCGCATCACCTTCGAAGTACGCGATTGAGCATGCTAGAGTATGGCGCACCTGTTGCTGCCGNNNNNNNNNNNNNNNNNNNNNNNNNNNNNNNNNNNNNNNNNNNNNNNNNNNNNNNNNNNNNNNNNNNNNNNNNNNNNNNNNNNNNNNNNNNNNNNNNNNNNNNNNNNNNNNNNNNNNNNNNNNNNNNNNNNNNNNNNNNNNNNNNNNNNNNNNNNNNNNNNNNNNNNNNNNNNNNNNNNNNNNNNNNNNNNNNNNNNNNNNNNNNNNNNNNNNNNNNNNNNNNNNNNNNNNNNNNNNNNNNNNNNGGAACTGCGGTCCATGGGCTGGTAGTCGTGCCTCTCCACCAGCGGCAAGTAGTTGGCCGGTGGCTCCGCGCGCTGCCAGCGAGTAGCCGCTGACCCCGGCCCCGTACCGTAGCCGCGTAGCCGTAGCCCACGGGCGACGGGTGGTAGTGGTAGGCGTACGGgctggccggcgccgcggcgtaGCTGTTGTACTGccactggtggtggtggtggggggtgCTGTAcggcgaccgcgccgccgccatggccgccacctcctgctTGGTCCCCGGGAGCGGGAGCGCCGCCGGCTCGAAGGTGTCGTGCGTCCGCAGCTCCacgatctccgcctcgcccaccTTCTTCTTGAGCTTCTTCACCAGCTTGTTCGAGTCCACGCCGGTGCCGATCACCAGCAGGAGGCTCTTGTCGCCGCCGGCCAGCGACACGGACTCCACTCCTGATGGAAGAGGAAATTAATGATCTCTTTTGCTGATATATAAGAGCGACTGGTTCAGTATTCTCATCGCAGACAAGAACAGAGCAAGGAAGCATACCGCTAACTGCCGCTGCCACTTTCATGGCCTTGGCCTGGCACTTGTCGGATTTGACATGCATCCGGATTATGATCTCCTTCTGAAAAAATCAAGTTCATATTCAACCCAAGCAAAAAGAATATACAGAACATAAAACAAGAAGAAGCAGATTGGAGCTGGAAAGAAGAAGCTTAGATATTTACCCTCATGGTTGTGCTTCGCTGCTGTGTTTTGTGAAGCAGCTAAGAGCTGCTGTGTGGATGCTGAGAGAGGAAATGGAAGTGTGTGGTTTCTCCCGAGTACTGACAGACAGTATAGGAAGGGTAAATATGTACCTGCCGCTTGTGACAAAGGGCCTTGTTTTAGTTGGTACTACTGCTACTCTACTAGTACTTGGTAGCCAAGCAAGCGTAATCATGGATTAATAAATCTTGCAACTCGCGGTATTTAACTGAGATGACTTTGACCAAGCGTCTCATAGTTATCTGGAAAGTTTGGCGGTTTTATGCTCATCACTGGAGGCCCAACAACACCGTAAAACCAAGAAGGCCCAGCCCACGCACTAACTTCCGTTGATCGGGGGAAAATAGGCCCACTAAGTTCTAATTTAGCTACCTACAATGTTCATCTCAGAAGGCCTCGCGTAGACAATCGTTGGGAATTTCTAGATATCTCCGAGAGTCCGAGTGATTTTCACTAGCTATAACCAAAATATGGACTACTATTAGTACACTAGAGTTTCGAAATTCATGTTGAAAAGCTCATGTAAGCTAGTTGAGTTTTGAACATGTGAATTAAAAGTCTAAAGCTCGAGTTAAGCAACACGAAGTTTGAGGCTCACCGCTGCTAACTACCGAACGTCCGAATTACCGAGTCAGAGTCAGAAATGGAAATTGCAAGTTAAGAGTCAAAACATTCTTGATTACTTCAAGCTACACTGCTTGGGAAACTAGGAGACGTTGACCAATTTTAGTTAATCAGTGAATGTTCTTTTGATACAGGCTAATCGATCGGTGAACGTTCTTGGGATAGCGACTTGAACATTTGCATGCAACTATACGCAACTTGCCAGTAGTTGTGGCGTACTGGCGCTGCTCCTGAGCTCCTCAGTGTTAcattacatgcatgcatgaacgACACAGTCAGACGTGCAGTAAGATAACGAAGATGCTGCTATCTGAAAGACGGTTTTTAGATGGAATAGTTGACCACCGTGCAAATTGCGAAGGTAGCGAAGCGAGGCCGGCCACGTTCCTCGGTATTCTACTCGATCGACTCCCGTGCATACCAAGTAATATAAATTGCATCTTGCATCGTTGTTGTTTGACTCTGGTCGTGAAGGCCTAAGGCCTGTACATACGACGCACGTCTGCCCACAGCTGAGCCGAGCAGCACTTCGGATTCCAGGCCGTGCCTCGCGGTCGGAGCTGGAAATGCTGCGGGCGCCCCTGGGCGTCGGCTTCAGAGAGTTCAAAGGAAAACTATGCATGTACCGTGTGCCGAGCTAGTGCTGACCGCGCCGCGACTCGGTGACGGTGACCCTGTTCTTTTGATAGCAAATGCCTACAAAATTCCGTAGTGCATGCATCATTATCGTTTGATTTTCACAGCAGGCAGCATGTTTTCTTGATCTCCTTAACTTGAAAACTTGCCACTAATCATCCTTCCTTTAGTTAGCGTAATCTGAGCGTGCCATTTGCAGCGCGTGCGAGGTTCCTGCTCAATCCATCACGTTCAAACGATTAACTTAAAATTGAAGAGCTGTCCATGCAAAGATAGAGCTAGAAGGACGACCACGTCGGATCTATCGTCTACCCGAAGATGATGTACATGACCTTGACGGCACATGAATATATAGTTGCAGATACATCATCATCGTCTAAGAGAACGTGCTTCCCTGCAAGCATGCACTCTGCCCACGGGCTTAAGAGATCTAGACATCCAAACTATACCGACTCAAAAGTTGGAAATTTGGTGTTAAGAATTAGAAAGTCTTttagttatatttttatgaattaGGCAAGGgagacgatgatgatgatgatattaaaaTAAGAAGAGGCGCAATACCACCGTGCAATGCAACTTGCTAGTCAAACTGCGAATGCTCTTTTTTGATCGCGACTCATAAATTTGCATGCAGTTGCACTTGTTGGAAGTAGTGGCTAACTTTGTAATCTGTAACATGTTTACCTTGTACTCGAGATAACTATGAGAGGTTGCTGCCTTGTAGATTAAGTTGAATATAATCTGTAGTTTGTTGTAACATAGATAGATCGGCAACAACCTCATCAGGTAATCTCGCAATCTTGTAAGCCACAATGACGGCTCTTGTCATCTCTATAAAAACAGAGCTACGCAGCTACGAGGTTCAACGCTTCCTAAAATACATCTACCATTTTGCATAGTAATCAGAGCCTAATCCTCTACCGCATCCATGGCAAGCTCATCCTCCACACCGCTCCTTCCCTTTCCTGTTTCTGAAAAGCTCACCAGAAGCAATTACCTCCTATGGCAAGCCAAGTGATGCCGGCGGTCAGGGGTGTCCAGCTCGAGTCCTACCTGGATCCCGATGTTGAGGTGCCCCCCAAGGAGATTATCATAGTGGTGGACGGCAAGACCGTGAAGAATCCAAACCCAGCCTACGCCGCCTAGGTTTCGAAGGATCAGCAGGTTCTGAGCTACCTGCTGACATCGATGACTCACGACATCCTCTCTCAGGTCGCGACGCACAAGATGGCAATCAAGGTATTGCCATAGAAGAGAGGTTCTCCTCGCATAACAAGGTGCGTGTGATGAATACACGCATCACGCTCTCCACGATCCAGAAGGGCGCTTTGACTATGGCAGAGTTCATAGCGAAGATGAAGAATCTTGCTGACGAGATGGCGGCAGCTGGGAAGCCACTCAACGACGACGAGCTCATGAGCCACATCATCACCGGTTGGAAATGTAGTTGACATATTATTCTGTGTTTCAGAGGTTGGAAAGTTCTGGTTGATGAGTGG contains:
- the LOC101766010 gene encoding uncharacterized protein LOC101766010, with translation MRKEIIIRMHVKSDKCQAKAMKVAAAVSGVESVSLAGGDKSLLLVIGTGVDSNKLVKKLKKKVGEAEIVELRTHDTFEPAALPLPGTKQEVAAMAAARSPYSTPHHHHQWQYNSYAAAPASPYAYHYHPSPVGYGYAATVRGRGQRLLAGSARSHRPTTCRWWRGTTTSPWTAAWKGCKFL